A DNA window from Gasterosteus aculeatus chromosome 16, fGasAcu3.hap1.1, whole genome shotgun sequence contains the following coding sequences:
- the eef1akmt1 gene encoding EEF1A lysine methyltransferase 1 produces MSESSDDDAPALSAHALAALQEFYNETSDAPPAPQFAVGAVEEDWRMSQFWYSDETATRLAEELVREAGEGGRIACVSAPSVYQKLKQGVVLGSDRVSAVVLEFDRRFAAYGDDFVFYDYNEPLTLPPPAATEHSFDIVLADPPYLSEECLSKVSQTVRYLSKGKVLLCTGAVMEEPARRLLGVSTCRFLPTHRRNLSNDFRCFANYSSQLLS; encoded by the exons ATGAGCGAGAGCAGCGACGACGACGCCCCGGCGCTGTCGGCTCACGCCCTCGCCGCCCTGCAGGAGTTCTACAACGAGACCAGCGACGCGCCGCCCGCCCCCCAGTTCGCTGTgggagcagtggaggaggaCTGG CGGATGAGTCAGTTCTGGTACAGCGACGAGACGGCGACCCGGTTAGCCGAGGAGCTCGTACGAGAGGCCGGAGAGGGAGGCAG GATCGCGTGCGTGAGCGCGCCCAGCGTGTACCAGAAGCTGAAGCAGGGCGTCGTGCTGGGTTCCGACCGCGTCTCCGCCGTCGTGCTGGAGTTCGACCGCCGCTTCGCCGCCTACGGCGACGACTTCGTCTTCTACGACTATAATGAGCCActaaccctccccccccccgccgccacgGAGCACAGCTTCGACATCGTGCTCGCCGACCCGCCGTACCTGTCCGAGGAATGTCTGAGCAAAGTGTCCCAGACCGTCCGGTACCTGAGCAAAGGAAAGGTGCTGCTTTGTACAG GAGCCGTCATGGAGGAGCCGGCCCGGCGCCTCCTGGGCGTCTCCACGTGCCGCTTCCTGCCGACGCACCGCAGGAACTTGTCCAACGACTTCCGCTGCTTCGCCAACTATTCGTCTCAGCTGCTGTCCTGA
- the LOC120826873 gene encoding uncharacterized protein LOC120826873, giving the protein MSRGVRLGILLICLVQAERVFCWWAAQADTQKGFSPQGGGFGGSYPQNPPAEAPAHSGRGSLPYMKASGPSDSGAAASNKVPDRTRTSASAAATRVSSQRRSAAFRPSHFSSFPSERNGNNQRQLIPNFPASGTGGGGAPGPGFAPTEIHNIPQHFGGFAIRRLRAPADQKEVSGRKMMPFAPPTSHVAPQEPALVKQPSYVVPQQPALVKQPSYVVPQQPALVKQPSYVVPQEPALVKQPSYVVPQQPALVKQPSYVLPQEPAVVKQPSYVAPQQPPYGAPQQPSFAAPQQPSFAAPQQPSYVAPQQPSSWAPQQPSNVAPQQPSYVPPQQPSPWAPQQPSFVAPQKPSYVAPQQPSFVAPQQPSFVAPQKPSYLAPQPPSFVAPQQPSYVSPQQPSNVAPQQPSNVAPQQPSYVAPQQSSFVAPQHPSFVAPQQPSYVAPQPPSFVAPQPPSFVAPKRPAAPSKPPVSTETRWMRIWSDQLL; this is encoded by the exons ATGTCTCGTGGAGTTCGTTTGGG GATCTTGCTGATTTGCCTCGTTCAGGCCGAGCGTGTGTTCTGTTGGTGGGCTGCACAAG CCGATACACAAAAAGGCTTCTCACCACAGGGTGGTGGATTTGGTGGCAGCTATCCCCAGAATCCCCCGGCCGAAGCACCGGCCCACTCCGGTAGAGGTTCTCTCCCGTACATGAAGGCCTCCGGCCCGTCTGACTCCGGTGCTGCTGCTTCAAACAAAGTCCCCGATCGGACCAGAACCTCAGCCAGCGCCGCTGCTACAAGAGTCTCTTCACAGCGCAGGTCTGCAGCGTTTAGACCTTCCCATTTCTCGTCCTTCCCAAGTGAGCGGAACGGGAATAACCAGAGACAACTGATTCCCAACTTCCCTGCCTCCGGGActggcggcgggggggcccCCGGTCCGGGCTTTGCCCCGACAGAGATCCACAACATCCCTCAGCACTTTGGTGGCTTCGCCATCAGACGGCTGAGGGCCCCTGCAGACCAGAAGGAGGTGAGTGGCAGGAAGATGATGCCCTTTGCCCCGCCGACTTCCCACGTGGCCCCCCAGGAGCCGGCCCTCGTCAAGCAGCCGTCCTACGTGGTCCCCCAGCAGCCGGCCCTCGTCAAGCAGCCGTCCTACGTGGTCCCCCAGCAGCCGGCCCTCGTCAAGCAGCCGTCCTACGTGGTCCCCCAGGAGCCGGCCCTCGTCAAGCAGCCGTCCTACGTGGTCCCCCAGCAGCCGGCCCTCGTCAAGCAGCCGTCCTACGTGCTCCCCCAGGAGCCTGCCGTCGTTAAGCAGCCGTCCTACGTGGCCCCCCAGCAGCCGCCCTACGGGGCCCCCCAGCAGCCGTCCTTTGCGGCCCCCCAGCAGCCGTCCTTTGCGGCCCCCCAGCAGCCGTCCTACGTGGCCCCCCAGCAGCCGTCGTCTTGGGCCCCCCAGCAGCCGTCCAACGTGGCCCCCCAGCAGCCGTCCTACGTGCCCCCCCAGCAGCCGTCGCCTTGGGCCCCCCAGCAACCGTCCTTTGTGGCCCCCCAGAAGCCATCCTACGTGGCCCCCCAGCAGCCATCCTTTGTGGCCCCCCAGCAGCCGTCCTTTGTGGCCCCTCAGAAGCCGTCCTACCTGGCCCCCCAGCCGCCGTCCTTTGTGGCCCCCCAACAGCCGTCCTACGTGTCCCCCCAGCAGCCGTCCAACGTGGCCCCCCAGCAGCCGTCCAACGTGGCCCCCCAGCAGCCGTCCTACGTGGCCCCCCAGCAGTCGTCCTTTGTGGCCCCCCAGCACCCGTCCTTTGTGGCCCCCCAGCAGCCGTCCTACGTGGCCCCCCAGCCGCCGTCCTTTGTGGCCCCCCAGCCGCCGTCCTTTGTGGCCCCCAAGCGGCCCGCTGCCCCCTCCAAGCCGCCTGTTTCCACAGAGACCCGGTGGATGCGGATCTGGTCGGACCAGCTGCTGTAG
- the il17d gene encoding interleukin-17D, with protein MTHRTRVFLLLLLLLLGGGSAARRVRKKAPRGRACLDLPEEILEQMFGRLSVGVMSAFHHALQLEPQDKLNLTCPSRARSPADGDSRLPVNLLSVSPWAYRISYDAARYPRYVPEAYCLCRGCLLGPLGGESDLYRSTPVYAPSVLLRRAGSCAGGRHAYTELYVSIAVGCTCVPRLEKERGAPGGGARANAGRLLPAGKRT; from the exons ATGACGCATCGGACCCgcgtcttcctgctgctgctgctgctgctgctcggcggGGGGTCCGCGGCGCGCCGCGTGCGGAAGAAGGCGCCCCGCGGCCGCGCCTGCCTGGACCTGCCGGAGGAGATCCTGGAGCAGATGTTCGGGCGGCTCTCGGTGGGAGTGATGAGCGCGTTCCATCACGCGCTGCAGCTGGAGCCGCAGGACAAACTCAACCTGACGTGCCCGAGCCGCGCGCGCTCCCCGGCCGACGGCGACAGCCGCCTCCCGGTCAACCTGCTCAGCGTGTCGCCGTGGGCCTACAG GATCTCCTACGACGCGGCCCGGTACCCGCGCTACGTCCCGGAGGCGTACTGCCTGTGCAGGGGCTGCCTGCTCGGCCCGCTGGGGGGGGAGAGCGACCTCTACCGCAGCACGCCGGTCTACGCGCCCTCCGTCCTGCTGCGGAGAGCGGGCTCCTGCGCCGGCGGCCGCCACGCGTACACCGAGCTCTACGTCTCCATCGCCGTGGGCTGCACCTGCGTGCCGCGGCTGGAGAAGGAGCGGGGCGCaccgggggggggcgcgcgGGCCAACGCGGGACGGCTCCTCCCTGCAGGCAAGAGGACGTGA